The proteins below are encoded in one region of Triticum aestivum cultivar Chinese Spring chromosome 1B, IWGSC CS RefSeq v2.1, whole genome shotgun sequence:
- the LOC123116621 gene encoding proline-rich receptor-like protein kinase PERK1: protein MSSPTAAPAPTTPPAPPANATAPPPATPSAPPPAIPSPSPPAPANPPPASVPPPAAPAASPPAPSSTPATPSAPSPSPRGAPATPSPPSDMLSPPSPEGRSPPSPGGGGRSPSTPGHNNPSPKSPPHSSGGGGGGSGVSTSVVVGVAVGGFVLLLLATFVCLCCLRKKRRRQPPPLHYGYPPPPPPQYKEDHYGATYQNWQNNAPPPPPDHVVKMHPSPPPAYANRPPQAPPPPPPPMINSSGGSVSNYSGGEILPPPSPGTALGFSNSKSTFTYDELVRATDGFSDANLLGQGGFGYVHKGVLPNGKEIAVKQLKLGSGQGEREFQAEVEIISRVHHKHLVSLVGYCISGGKRLLVYEFVTNNTLEFHLHGKGRPTLEWPIRLRIALGAAKGLAYIHEDCHPKIIHRDIKSSNILLDFKFEAKVADFGLAKFTSDNNTHVSTRVMGTFGYLAPEYASSGKLTEKSDVFSFGVMLLELITGRRPVDSTQTYMDDSLVDWARPLLMRALEDGNYDELVDARLGKDFNPNEIARMIACAAACVRHSARRRPRMSQVVRALEGDVSLEDLNEGVRPGHSRFFGSYSSSDYDSGQYNEDMKKFKKMAFTTNDYTSSQYSAPTSEYGQIPSASSSEGQQTQEIETGTMKKGGHSGYSSGYSGPS from the exons ATGTCGTCGCCGACCGCCGCGCCGGCGCCGACTACGCCCCCGGCGCCGCCGGCtaacgccaccgcgccgcccccggCCACCCCGTCGGCGCCTCCCCCGGCGATCCCCTCCCCCTCGCCGCCGGCCCCCGCCAACCCGCCCCCGGCCTCCGTCCCGCCGCCGGCAGCGCCCGCGGCCTCCCCTCCCGCGCCGTCCTCCACACCGGCCACCCCATCGGCACCATCTCCGTCACCCCGGGGCGCCCCTGCCACCCCTTCCCCGCCCTCGGACATGCTCTCTCCGCCCTCGCCAGAAGGGAGGTCCCCGCCCTCGCCCGGTGGCGGGGGAAGATCGCCGTCCACGCCAGGCCACAACAACCCGTCGCCGAAATCGCCGCCTCATTCctccggtggcggtggcggtggctctGGGGTGTCCACGTCGGTGGTCGTCGGCGTAGCCGTGGGTGGCttcgtgctgctgctgctcgctACCTTCGTGTGCCTCTGCTGCCTCCGGAAGAAGCGCCGCCGCCAGCCTCCACCCCTGCACTATGGTtacccgccgcctcctcctccgcagtATAAAG AGGATCATTATGGAGCAACATACCAGAATTGGCAGAAtaatgctcctcctcctccacctgatCATGTGGTTAAGATGCACCCATCACCTCCTCCAGCATATGCCAATCGTCCTCCACAggcaccaccgccgcctccacccccTATGATAAACAGCAGCGGCGGGTCAGTTTCTAATTACTCAGGTGGTGAGATCCTgcctccaccatcccctggcaccgCCCTTGGCTTCTCGAACTCTAAGAGCACATTCACTTATGATGAGCTGGTGAGGGCAACTGATGGGTTCTCTGATGCTAATCTCCTCGGACAAGGTGGTTTCGGATATGTTCACAAAGGAGTGCTGCCTAATGGCAAAGAGATTGCTGTGAAGCAATTGAAACTTGGGAGTGGCCAGGGAGAGCGTGAGTTCCAGGCGGAGGTTGAGATTATCAGCCGCGTTCATCACAAGCATCTTGTGTCTCTGGTTGGTTACTGCATCTCTGGGGGGAAGAGGTTGCTTGTATATGAGTTTGTCACCAATAACACATTGGAATTCCACTTACATG GAAAAGGCCGTCCAACGTTGGAGTGGCCCATAAGACTAAGGATTGCCCTTGGTGCTGCTAAGGGTTTGGCATACATTCATGAAGATT GCCACCCGAAGATCATACATCGTGATATAAAGTCATCAAACATTCTTCTTGATTTTAAATTCGAAGCTAAG GTTGCGGATTTTGGTCTGGCAAAGTTCACCTCTGATAACAACACACATGTGTCAACAAGAGTAATGGGCACTTTTGG GTATCTAGCACCAGAATATGCGTCTTCTGGAAAGCTAACTGAGAAATCAGATGTCTTTTCCTTTGGAGTGATGCTTCTTGAGCTGATAACTGGGCGTCGGCCTGTTGATTCGACCCAAACATATATGGATGACAGCTTGGTTGATTGG GCAAGACCTTTACTGATGCGAGCACTTGAGGATGGTAACTATGATGAGTTAGTGGATGCTCGTCTGGGAAAGGATTTCAATCCTAATGAGATTGCCAGAATGATAGCATGTGCTGCTGCATGTGTACGCCATTCAGCACGTCGTCGCCCTCGAATGAGTCAG GTTGTTCGGGCCTTAGAAGGTGACGTCTCTTTGGAGGATCTTAACGAAGGTGTCCGGCCTGGTCATAGCCGCTTTTTCGGATCATACAGCAGTTCTGACTATGATTCTGGGCAGTACAACGAGGACATGAAGAAGTTCAAGAAGATGGCCTTTACGACGAACGACTACACGAGCAGCCAATACAGTGCGCCGACAAGCGAGTATGGTCAGATACCATCTGCATCAAGCAGTGAGGGCCAACAAACTCAAGAAATCGAGACAGGGACAATGAAGAAAGGTGGCCACAGTGGCTACAGTTCAGGATACAGCGGGCCGTCGTGA